The following coding sequences lie in one Sorghum bicolor cultivar BTx623 chromosome 6, Sorghum_bicolor_NCBIv3, whole genome shotgun sequence genomic window:
- the LOC8060456 gene encoding uncharacterized protein LOC8060456: MRCARHPYEGGVGVCAPCLRDRLLALAAAQNAASSLPPPLPPPEPPEPEPVFPRSVSSPYVCRRKSDASSAPRGRPPGSLLFFRTPQVGPAYGAGSGAAAGFEDGDIGLFRRRRGRFSVLATLFGHTPDDDRQGGKERRHRPSSWLAAIVPRARRRRRKDGEASALPPPSPPRRSCRGISDRGLSPVRYYADGDGEESTSPAESPWWLPSPSPMRKTPCRRRLGLGLGAPGAGVSGFSVCISPLVRPSLGRHLRGGHPPDAIVAGELRPSPLHPLTSSASLHHCRSWKLADGGRFR; the protein is encoded by the coding sequence ATGAGGTGCGCCAGGCACCCGTACGAGGGCGGCGTCGGCGTCTGCGCGCCGTGCCTCCGCGACCGCCTGCTCGCGCTTGCCGCCGCGCAGAACGCCGCGTCCTCGCTGCCCCCGCCCCTACCCCCACCGGAGCCGCCCGAGCCCGAGCCGGTGTTCCCGAGATCCGTGTCGTCGCCGTACGTGTGCCGCCGCAAGTCCGACGCGTCGTCGGCGCCGCGGGGGCGCCCGCCGGGGAGCCTGCTCTTCTTCCGGACGCCGCAGGTCGGCCCCGCGTACGGCGCCGGGTCAGGAGCTGCTGCCGGGTTCGAGGATGGCGACATCGGGTTGTTccggaggcggcgcggcaggtTCTCCGTGCTCGCCACGCTCTTCGGCCACACACCGGACGACGACAGACAAGGCGGCAAGGAGCGGAGGCACAGGCCGTCCTCCTGGCTCGCGGCGATCGTGCCGCGCGCCCGACGTAGGAGGAGGAAGGACGGGGAGGCGAGCGCTCTGCCGCCACCGTCCCCACCGCGGCGCTCATGCCGCGGGATCAGCGACCGGGGACTCTCGCCGGTGAGGTACTACGCCGACGGGGACGGCGAGGAGAGCACCTCACCGGCGGAGTCGCCGTGGTGGCTACCTTCGCCGTCGCCGATGCGGAAAACCCCATGCCGTCGCCGCCTGGGACTGGGACTGGGAGCGCCTGGGGCCGGCGTCTCGGGGTTCTCGGTGTGCATCAGCCCGCTCGTGCGGCCCAGCCTGGGGAGGCACCTCCGCGGCGGCCACCCGCCGGACGCGATCGTCGCTGGAGAGCTTCGCCCGTCGCCGCTCCACCCGCTCACTTCCAGCGCCTCGCTCCACCACTGCCGCTCCTGGAAGCTCGCCGACGGCGGCCGGTTCCGGTGA
- the LOC8060455 gene encoding probable purine permease 11 has translation MAHAQEIQLQIRGIPDKESVHEDAGDEPKADTRWSTRVSFRWWMTVVVDMLMVLCGTTVATLLGRLYYNSGGNSKWMATLTQSGGSPLLVVPLLMTPASSADERRPPASKMFAVYAGVGVMIGFDNLMYSYALQYLPVSTFSLVAATQLGFNAITSRLINAQQFTALILNSVVVLTFSAALLGVGSSSDETSSDVPRGKYPVGFVLVLAASAVFALILSLFELSFEKVIRVRTARWVLRMQMYTNLVASVVSVVGLLASGDWRTIPGEMASFKDGRARYVLTLVGTAVSWQAAAVGVVRLIMRVSSLFANVTCTLALPLVPVFAVVLFGDKMTGIKVVAMLMAVWGFLSYMYQHYIDGRRAGNAECRVCATRTASDTLLPA, from the exons ATGGCGCATGCTCAAGAAATTCAGCTCCAGATCAGAG GCATTCCGGACAAGGAATCCGTCCACGAAGACGCCGGTGATGAACCCAAGGCCGACACGCGGTGGTCCACGAGAGTCAGCTTCCGATGGTGGATGACAGTGGTGGTGGACATGCTCATGGTTCTCTGTGGGACGACCGTGGCCACCCTCCTTGGCCGCCTGTACTACAACTCCGGCGGCAACAGCAAGTGGATGGCCACTCTCACGCAGTCTGGTGGTTCGCCGCTTCTGGTCGTCCCGCTCCTCATGACGCCGGCGTCCTCAGCGGACGAGCGCCGGCCGCCGGCGTCCAAGATGTTTGCCGTGTACGCGGGCGTCGGGGTCATGATCGGCTTCGACAACCTCATGTACTCGTACGCGCTGCAGTACCTGCCGGTGTCCACCTTCTCGCTCGTGGCCGCGACGCAGCTGGGCTTCAACGCCATCACCTCGCGCCTCATCAACGCGCAGCAGTTCACGGCGCTGATCCTCAACTCCGTGGTCGTGCTCACCTTCTCCGCCGCGCTTCTCGGCGTCGGCTCCTCCTCCGACGAGACCTCCAGCGACGTGCCGCGCGGCAAGTACCCGGTGGGGTTCGTCCTCGTGCTGGCGGCCTCGGCGGTCTTCGCGCTCATCCTGTCGCTCTTCGAGCTCAGCTTCGAGAAGGTGATCCGGGTGCGGACGGCGCGGTGGGTGCTGCGGATGCAGATGTACACGAACCTGGTGGCGTCGGTGGTCTCCGTGGTGGGGCTGCTCGCGTCGGGGGACTGGCGGACGATCCCGGGGGAGATGGCGTCGTTCAAGGACGGGAGGGCGAGGTACGTGCTCACGCTGGTGGGCACGGCGGTGTCTTGGCAAGCGGCGGCAGTGGGCGTGGTGCGGCTGATCATGAGGGTGTCGTCGCTGTTCGCCAACGTGACGTGCACGCTGGCGCTGCCGCTGGTGCCGGTGTTCGCGGTGGTGCTGTTCGGGGACAAGATGACGGGCATCAAGGTCGTGGCCATGCTCATGGCGGTGTGGGGGTTCCTCTCCTACATGTACCAGCACTACATCGACGGCCGGCGGGCCGGGAACGCCGAGTGCCGCGTCTGCGCCACACGCACGGCAAGCGACACGCTCTTGCCCGCCTGA